The following proteins are encoded in a genomic region of Longimicrobium sp.:
- a CDS encoding S8 family serine peptidase yields the protein MLLLVAATLLCATNAVAQAIDPALRTVLASAGTAEVIVTFKGNTAPSLSDLNVLRAVGITNGITFRSLPMVGTTATLAQVNALAANPRVRSVFHNKRLTYYNYEARHLTGVERVRSSAALTGLNRGLPVTGKGVGVYIADSGIDATHPDLQFGKNVIQNVWAPIQKDLVGAETGFRPVIVVENQLNTDNGGSGHGTHVAGISGGTGQASAGRNAGVAPGANLVGYGSGAGIFVLNAIGSFDYLLTNQARYGLRVMNNSWGSNGPFQPDDPVNVASRIASEDRNVVVVFAAGNGTYPNSHNPYARAPWVISAANGTKAGTLAASSSKGTPGGNKTVTAANGEVITWLDEPTVTAPGTDILSVRASISASTSTDPFYTVMGGTSMASPHVAGIVALMLEANPLLTPEQVKQILKATATHMPSALPGAEYKGFEVGAGYVNAFAAVQKSFDLATPFGRILDGYEVLGRAEMKVLRDHAFDYSPLAPTGSYKRTFSVEPGADRLEVEIAFDGLYLPAYGSAANSLTLDVFDPQGNRYYTYDLLFAIYGTNRLVVVVPNPSAGNWTMETKMFTLLGTQGNVAAAPDKVREQVRTFTFETPAIADIQGSADRGAIEWALTNGYMGLCAEGSFCPDQPLTRIQLARGLTQFAAIRQSLPFNGGSTFSDVAETDRPFAEAVAAPGAALRDPEYRYGGVMEGSGGTFNPGNDISRGHFARVLVRAIGGEAAALAHTGDVTVAYNGQTYVVADQNSIPTAVRGHVHAAINSGMLNVFWRIEQGPLDPAPVLKPYFFPTADPSKPVTRSEAAVAISRYHAQFFK from the coding sequence TTGCTGCTGCTAGTCGCGGCCACGCTGCTCTGCGCCACCAACGCCGTCGCGCAGGCCATCGATCCCGCGCTCAGGACCGTGCTGGCGTCGGCCGGCACGGCTGAAGTGATCGTCACCTTCAAGGGGAACACCGCTCCGTCGCTGAGCGACCTGAACGTGCTGCGCGCCGTCGGGATCACGAACGGCATCACCTTCCGCTCGCTGCCGATGGTGGGGACCACGGCCACCCTGGCGCAGGTGAACGCGCTGGCCGCCAACCCGCGGGTGCGCTCGGTGTTCCACAACAAGCGGCTGACCTACTACAACTACGAGGCGCGCCACCTGACGGGCGTGGAGCGGGTGCGCTCCAGCGCGGCGCTCACCGGCCTCAACCGCGGCCTTCCCGTCACGGGCAAGGGCGTGGGCGTCTACATCGCCGACAGCGGCATCGACGCCACGCACCCCGACCTGCAGTTCGGCAAGAACGTCATCCAGAACGTGTGGGCCCCCATCCAAAAGGACCTGGTGGGCGCGGAGACGGGCTTCCGTCCCGTGATCGTGGTGGAGAACCAGCTGAACACGGACAACGGCGGGAGCGGGCACGGCACGCACGTGGCCGGGATCTCCGGCGGCACCGGCCAGGCCTCGGCCGGCAGGAACGCGGGCGTGGCGCCGGGCGCCAACCTGGTGGGCTACGGTTCGGGCGCGGGCATCTTCGTGCTCAACGCCATCGGCAGCTTCGACTACCTGCTGACCAACCAGGCGCGCTACGGCCTCCGGGTGATGAACAACTCCTGGGGCTCCAACGGGCCCTTCCAGCCGGACGATCCGGTCAACGTCGCCTCGCGCATCGCGTCGGAAGACCGCAACGTGGTGGTGGTGTTCGCGGCGGGGAACGGCACCTATCCCAACTCGCACAACCCGTACGCCCGCGCGCCGTGGGTGATCTCGGCCGCAAACGGCACCAAGGCCGGCACGCTGGCGGCGAGCTCGTCCAAGGGCACCCCGGGGGGCAACAAGACGGTGACGGCGGCCAACGGCGAGGTCATAACCTGGCTCGACGAGCCCACGGTGACGGCGCCCGGCACGGACATCCTCTCGGTGCGCGCCTCCATCAGCGCCAGCACCTCGACGGACCCGTTCTACACCGTGATGGGCGGCACCTCCATGGCCAGCCCGCACGTGGCCGGCATCGTGGCGCTGATGCTGGAGGCGAACCCGCTGCTCACCCCCGAGCAGGTCAAGCAGATCCTGAAGGCGACGGCCACGCACATGCCGAGCGCGCTTCCGGGGGCGGAGTACAAGGGCTTCGAGGTGGGCGCGGGCTACGTCAACGCCTTCGCCGCCGTCCAGAAGTCGTTCGACCTGGCCACCCCGTTCGGCCGCATCCTGGACGGCTACGAGGTGCTTGGGCGCGCGGAGATGAAGGTGCTGCGTGACCACGCCTTCGACTACAGCCCGCTGGCGCCCACGGGGAGCTACAAGCGCACCTTCTCGGTTGAGCCGGGGGCGGACCGCCTGGAGGTGGAGATCGCCTTCGACGGGCTCTACCTTCCGGCGTACGGCAGCGCGGCCAACTCGCTGACGCTGGACGTGTTCGACCCGCAGGGGAACCGCTACTACACCTACGACCTGCTCTTCGCCATCTACGGGACGAACCGGCTGGTGGTGGTGGTGCCCAACCCGTCCGCGGGCAACTGGACGATGGAGACCAAGATGTTCACCCTGCTGGGCACGCAGGGGAACGTGGCCGCCGCGCCGGACAAGGTGCGCGAGCAGGTGCGCACCTTCACCTTCGAGACGCCGGCGATCGCGGACATCCAGGGGAGCGCGGACCGCGGCGCCATCGAGTGGGCGCTGACCAACGGCTACATGGGGCTGTGCGCGGAGGGCTCGTTCTGCCCTGACCAGCCGCTCACCCGCATCCAGCTCGCCCGCGGCCTCACGCAGTTCGCGGCGATCCGGCAGTCGCTCCCGTTCAACGGCGGCTCCACCTTCAGCGACGTGGCCGAGACCGACCGGCCGTTCGCGGAAGCGGTGGCGGCCCCCGGCGCGGCGCTTCGCGACCCGGAGTACCGCTACGGCGGCGTCATGGAGGGCTCGGGAGGCACGTTCAACCCGGGCAACGACATCAGCCGCGGCCACTTCGCCCGGGTCCTGGTGCGGGCCATCGGCGGAGAGGCGGCCGCGCTCGCCCACACGGGAGACGTGACGGTGGCCTACAACGGCCAGACGTACGTGGTGGCCGACCAGAATTCGATTCCCACGGCGGTGCGCGGCCACGTGCACGCGGCGATCAACTCCGGAATGCTGAACGTGTTCTGGAGGATCGAGCAGGGTCCGCTCGACCCGGCGCCGGTGCTCAAGCCGTACTTCTTCCCGACGGCGGATCCGTCCAAGCCGGTGACGCGCAGCGAGGCCGCGGTGGCGATCTCGCGCTACCACGCGCAGTTCTTCAAGTAA
- the gspG gene encoding type II secretion system major pseudopilin GspG has translation MERAHPPERRLDRAGMTLIEIIVVIVVLGILAAVVGTQVFGRVGESRTQAARTQIEQFGVQLDLYRLDNGRYPSTEQGLAALRTRPTTPPEPRAWKGPYAKKDIPPDPWGNPYQYRFPGEHGDYDLVSFGADGKEGGEGEDADLVSWK, from the coding sequence ATGGAGCGAGCCCATCCCCCCGAGCGGCGCCTGGACCGGGCCGGCATGACGCTGATCGAGATCATCGTCGTCATCGTGGTGCTCGGCATCCTGGCGGCGGTGGTCGGCACGCAGGTGTTTGGGCGGGTGGGCGAATCGCGCACGCAGGCGGCGCGCACGCAGATCGAGCAGTTCGGCGTGCAGCTCGACCTCTACCGCCTGGACAACGGCCGCTATCCCTCCACGGAGCAGGGCCTGGCCGCCCTCCGCACGCGCCCCACGACGCCGCCGGAGCCGCGCGCCTGGAAGGGCCCCTACGCAAAAAAGGACATCCCGCCCGACCCGTGGGGCAACCCGTACCAGTACCGCTTCCCCGGCGAGCACGGCGACTACGACCTGGTCTCCTTTGGCGCGGACGGCAAGGAAGGCGGCGAAGGCGAGGACGCGGACCTGGTGAGCTGGAAGTAA
- a CDS encoding sigma-54 dependent transcriptional regulator, with translation MAAPAVLVIDPLAASGDAVREATREALGAGARVHPCATLSEGLERLRAGGWGAVVLSLDFPAADLALVERMVSSGVEPGALVLTASRPTMQLMVEASRLGVLGVLAAPPNVRELAALLREVSDAEEVVPLDAVGEEGDGDSAIGGSPSMLEVFRMVGRVAPSSATVLILGESGTGKELVARAIHRNSARAAGPFVAINCAAIPENLLESELFGHEKGAFTGAIARKIGRWERAQRGTLLLDEIGDMSLALQAKILRAVQEREIERVGGEERIAVDVRVVAATHRNLRNAIAEGTFREDLYFRLAVVTLELPRLRDRGPDLDLLTQHFVARHATHYGRPIRAIARSVFERFHQHDWPGNIRELRNVTERAVLMSHGSVLLPDHLPTDQLNAAAPAEADGAPLAGYSPDLDLASVERLHIREVLRRVGGHMGRASEVLGVHRNTLTRKVREYGLEGSASLD, from the coding sequence GTGGCCGCTCCCGCCGTTCTCGTCATCGACCCGCTCGCCGCCTCCGGCGACGCCGTGCGCGAGGCCACGCGCGAGGCGCTGGGGGCGGGCGCGCGCGTGCACCCCTGCGCCACCCTTTCCGAGGGGCTGGAGCGGCTCCGCGCCGGCGGTTGGGGCGCCGTCGTCCTCTCGCTCGACTTTCCCGCGGCCGACCTGGCGCTGGTGGAGCGGATGGTGTCCAGCGGCGTGGAGCCGGGCGCCCTGGTGCTGACCGCGTCGCGCCCCACCATGCAGCTCATGGTGGAGGCGTCGCGGCTGGGGGTGCTGGGGGTGCTGGCCGCCCCGCCCAACGTGCGCGAGCTCGCCGCCCTCCTGCGCGAGGTGTCCGACGCCGAGGAAGTGGTCCCCCTGGACGCGGTGGGCGAGGAGGGCGACGGCGACTCCGCGATCGGGGGGAGCCCGTCGATGCTGGAGGTGTTCCGCATGGTTGGGCGCGTGGCGCCGAGCTCCGCCACCGTCCTCATCCTGGGCGAGAGCGGGACCGGGAAGGAGCTGGTGGCGCGCGCCATCCACCGCAACAGCGCGCGGGCCGCGGGGCCGTTCGTGGCCATCAACTGCGCCGCCATCCCCGAGAACCTGCTGGAATCGGAGCTGTTCGGCCACGAAAAGGGCGCCTTCACCGGCGCCATCGCGCGCAAGATCGGCCGCTGGGAGCGCGCGCAGCGGGGGACGCTGCTGCTGGACGAGATCGGCGACATGAGCCTGGCGCTGCAGGCCAAGATCCTGCGCGCCGTGCAGGAGCGCGAGATCGAGCGCGTGGGCGGCGAGGAGCGCATCGCCGTGGACGTGCGCGTGGTGGCCGCCACGCACCGCAACCTGCGCAACGCCATCGCCGAAGGAACGTTCCGCGAGGATCTCTACTTCCGCCTGGCGGTGGTCACGCTGGAGCTGCCGCGCCTCCGCGACCGGGGCCCCGACCTGGACCTCCTCACGCAGCACTTCGTGGCGCGGCACGCGACGCACTACGGGCGGCCCATCCGCGCCATCGCCCGCTCCGTGTTCGAGCGCTTCCACCAGCACGACTGGCCGGGGAACATCCGCGAGCTGCGCAACGTCACCGAACGCGCGGTGCTGATGTCGCACGGCTCGGTGCTGCTGCCGGACCACCTGCCCACCGACCAGCTCAACGCCGCCGCGCCCGCCGAGGCGGACGGCGCCCCGCTGGCCGGCTACTCCCCGGACCTGGACCTGGCCTCGGTGGAGCGCCTGCACATCCGCGAGGTGCTGCGGCGCGTGGGCGGGCACATGGGGCGCGCGTCGGAGGTGCTGGGGGTGCACCGCAACACCCTCACGCGCAAGGTGCGGGAGTACGGGCTGGAGGGATCCGCTTCCCTGGATTAG
- a CDS encoding tetratricopeptide repeat protein has product MSRPASQLLVERALALVPLGDEFLPLSDALIGASHTDREKLWARSAEYSTVGKRVLDADRLAALVPAVVTRAQERMERLFALVIEAVRLQGEGDAAGAARALVRAGEVEEGERRLEQAQQIYSLALEVSRDLRDKDPEILALRRLGRSSRAAGRLEEAWEWYQRSHRLSVAQGDDTGQAIACQGLGNVCDGRGERPEARAWYERGLEIARRLNDPAVEWPFYTNLSVLAMLEGKLPLAERLLDRARERIEASGAEDPLLYWLNNRGLLLVECGEALAAEDVFREALARGPGPDWEVTLRVNLGGALVPQDRLLEAQDEARRAEEIAILNRFVPDLVDVYLLLGSVARAQRDEEGFVFYEQALRVCRERGLPRKTEAAILHDYGVLHARCSRPSEARAYLDAAGEIYRALGFAPELARLAADLEEVGAGD; this is encoded by the coding sequence GTGTCCCGGCCCGCCTCGCAACTGCTGGTGGAGCGCGCGCTCGCGCTCGTTCCACTCGGCGATGAGTTTCTCCCCCTGAGCGACGCCCTCATCGGCGCGTCGCACACGGACCGGGAGAAGCTCTGGGCGCGCTCGGCCGAGTACTCCACGGTGGGGAAGCGGGTGCTGGACGCGGACCGGCTGGCGGCGCTGGTGCCCGCCGTCGTCACCCGCGCGCAGGAGCGGATGGAGCGCCTCTTCGCCCTGGTCATCGAGGCGGTGCGCCTGCAGGGCGAGGGCGACGCGGCCGGCGCCGCGCGCGCGCTGGTGCGCGCCGGCGAGGTGGAGGAGGGGGAGCGCAGGCTGGAGCAGGCGCAGCAGATCTACTCGCTGGCGCTGGAGGTTTCGCGCGACCTGCGGGACAAGGACCCCGAGATCCTGGCGCTGCGCCGCCTGGGGCGCAGCTCGCGCGCGGCGGGGCGGCTGGAGGAGGCGTGGGAGTGGTACCAGCGCAGCCACCGCCTGAGCGTGGCGCAGGGCGACGACACGGGGCAGGCGATCGCCTGCCAGGGCCTGGGCAACGTGTGCGACGGCCGCGGCGAGCGTCCGGAAGCCCGCGCCTGGTACGAGCGCGGGCTGGAGATCGCCCGCAGGCTGAACGACCCGGCCGTGGAGTGGCCGTTCTACACCAACCTGTCCGTGCTGGCGATGCTGGAGGGGAAGCTCCCCCTGGCCGAGCGCCTGCTGGACCGCGCCCGCGAGCGCATCGAAGCCTCCGGTGCCGAGGATCCGCTCCTGTACTGGCTCAACAACCGCGGCCTCCTGCTGGTGGAGTGCGGCGAGGCGCTGGCCGCGGAGGACGTCTTCCGCGAGGCGCTGGCGCGCGGCCCCGGGCCGGACTGGGAGGTGACGCTGCGGGTGAACCTGGGCGGCGCCCTGGTGCCGCAGGACCGCCTCCTGGAAGCGCAGGACGAGGCCCGCCGCGCCGAGGAGATCGCCATCCTCAACCGCTTCGTGCCGGACCTGGTGGACGTGTACCTGCTGCTGGGCTCCGTGGCGCGCGCGCAGCGGGACGAGGAGGGCTTCGTCTTCTACGAGCAGGCGCTGCGGGTGTGCCGCGAGCGGGGCCTGCCGCGCAAGACGGAGGCGGCGATCCTGCACGACTACGGCGTTCTGCACGCGCGCTGCAGCCGCCCCTCTGAGGCCCGCGCCTACCTGGATGCCGCCGGCGAGATCTATCGCGCCCTCGGCTTCGCCCCCGAGCTCGCCCGCCTCGCCGCGGATCTGGAGGAGGTGGGGGCGGGGGATTGA
- a CDS encoding thioredoxin family protein — MKMTDLDYRAFWDRGFTWADYLGNEVREHRDLWLAVDSRAVVPAWAADEAAALGDGWKLLIISEDWCGDASNTVPVIAKLAEAAPGVELRVVKRDENPELMDRHLTNGARSIPLAVVLDRDFRPAGQWGPRPSELQEMVLREKKAGLRPLAEIYRDVRRWYARDRGESTLREILSVMGSHGNTQASR, encoded by the coding sequence ATGAAGATGACCGACCTGGACTACCGGGCGTTCTGGGACAGGGGGTTCACCTGGGCCGACTACCTGGGCAACGAAGTGCGCGAGCACCGCGACCTGTGGCTCGCCGTCGACAGCCGCGCCGTGGTCCCCGCCTGGGCCGCCGATGAGGCCGCCGCGCTGGGCGACGGCTGGAAGCTGCTGATCATATCGGAGGACTGGTGCGGCGACGCTTCCAACACCGTCCCGGTGATCGCGAAGCTGGCTGAGGCCGCGCCGGGCGTGGAGCTGCGCGTGGTGAAGCGCGACGAGAACCCCGAACTGATGGACCGCCACCTCACCAACGGCGCGCGCTCCATCCCCCTCGCCGTGGTTCTGGACCGCGACTTCCGCCCCGCCGGCCAGTGGGGTCCGCGCCCTTCGGAGCTGCAGGAGATGGTGCTGCGGGAGAAGAAAGCCGGCCTGCGCCCCCTGGCCGAGATCTACCGCGACGTCCGCCGCTGGTACGCCCGCGACCGTGGCGAGAGCACTCTGCGCGAGATCCTGTCGGTGATGGGCTCACACGGAAACACGCAGGCATCGAGATAG
- a CDS encoding Vms1/Ankzf1 family peptidyl-tRNA hydrolase produces MITKQDLERLISREPSGRPVISLFLDMSVNHNNKRQWDVFLSQKRAQLEEIEPELIQREGPAVDELTARIRSWIANDFDQSNRGVVIYAEVGGDYFEAMQFPVPVQNRMVVNDRPLVGPLAQVLESYHHYGVILLDREHVRILSVYLGSLLDEIERHGEPLPVNSHVKAGGYSQSRIQRRKAEEMRHFFKDFAAEVEEFVDRYHPQDLVLLGTEENTAKFREFLPDSILQRVVHTGNMWVDEPAAGVMEKLEPLLRADLERREREVVEQLKDRVAHDYLATAGFQGTLTALQEGKVDTLVLASDHRQDGVRCGQCGFVFARDLKTCPYDGSSTLEGVDVVEEMVRMAEGQGVQIAFAAAAEVQELKGAGALLRF; encoded by the coding sequence ATGATTACCAAGCAAGACCTCGAGAGGCTCATCTCCCGCGAGCCGAGCGGGCGCCCCGTGATCTCGCTCTTCCTCGACATGTCGGTGAACCACAACAACAAGCGCCAATGGGACGTCTTCCTGAGCCAGAAGCGCGCTCAGCTCGAGGAGATCGAACCCGAGCTGATCCAGCGTGAAGGCCCGGCGGTGGACGAGCTGACGGCCCGCATCCGCTCGTGGATCGCGAACGACTTCGACCAGTCGAACCGCGGCGTGGTGATCTACGCCGAAGTGGGCGGCGACTACTTCGAGGCGATGCAGTTTCCCGTCCCTGTGCAGAACCGCATGGTGGTGAACGACCGCCCCCTGGTGGGGCCGCTGGCGCAGGTGCTGGAGAGCTACCACCACTACGGCGTCATCCTGCTGGACCGCGAGCACGTCCGCATCCTGAGCGTGTACCTGGGGTCGCTGCTGGACGAGATCGAGCGCCACGGCGAGCCGCTCCCGGTCAACAGCCACGTCAAGGCCGGCGGCTACTCGCAGTCGCGCATCCAGCGCCGCAAGGCGGAGGAGATGCGGCACTTCTTCAAGGACTTCGCCGCCGAGGTGGAGGAGTTCGTGGACCGCTACCACCCGCAGGATCTGGTGCTGCTGGGGACCGAGGAGAACACGGCCAAGTTCCGCGAGTTCCTCCCCGACTCCATCCTCCAGCGCGTGGTCCACACCGGCAACATGTGGGTGGACGAGCCCGCCGCCGGGGTGATGGAGAAGCTGGAGCCCCTCCTTCGCGCCGACCTCGAGCGCCGCGAGCGCGAGGTGGTGGAGCAGCTCAAGGACCGCGTGGCGCACGACTACCTGGCCACCGCCGGCTTCCAGGGGACGCTGACCGCGCTGCAGGAAGGCAAGGTGGACACGCTCGTCCTCGCCAGCGACCACAGGCAGGACGGGGTGCGTTGCGGCCAGTGCGGCTTCGTCTTCGCGCGCGACCTGAAGACGTGCCCGTACGACGGCTCCTCCACGCTGGAGGGGGTGGACGTGGTGGAGGAGATGGTGCGGATGGCGGAAGGGCAGGGGGTGCAGATCGCCTTCGCCGCCGCCGCCGAGGTGCAGGAGCTCAAGGGCGCCGGTGCGCTGCTCCGCTTCTGA
- a CDS encoding S41 family peptidase — MARDPRRSDDPRRAARLTFLRSAVAGLVIPVLAGGFMLQRQANDGERLFYEVLTRIATRGVDSIPEDSLYEKAARGLLRSIGDPYAELYTPRELAAFQREGLRNGYGGLGMLLERVRDTTVITRVYPGNPAAAAGVRVGDRVIAVEGHRVIGLPLDSVTSRVLGVPGTPVRVTFVRPGEQPVVREVRRAIVHIPVVAYATVLEGGVGYLPLDRFSEASAEEVTRAVAALRAGGAKSLILDLRGNGGGSLEQSIRISNLFLARGQEILQVRYRDRPAEVYRAEGGPLASGEPIVVLTDAGSASASEIVAGALQDHDRAVVIGTPSFGKGLVQELFPLPDGYALKLTTAKWFTPSGRSIQRERRVSETGRFLPDTLPPSDSALSRLPEFRSDAGRIVRGGGGITPDLVVRPDTLGGGERALVQALTGRASVINEVLTELSLQWARAGVQRGFTVTPAWREAFFQRLVARGAPVDRAVWNAGLPLIDRLIADRVTSLALGEEASFLLTVPRDNQLQAALRVLRGARTQQEALARVPGATGGGR, encoded by the coding sequence ATGGCCCGCGATCCCCGACGTTCCGACGACCCGCGCCGCGCAGCGCGCCTCACCTTCCTGCGCAGCGCCGTGGCCGGGCTGGTCATCCCCGTGCTGGCCGGCGGCTTCATGCTGCAGCGGCAGGCCAACGACGGCGAGCGCCTATTTTACGAGGTGCTCACCCGTATCGCGACGCGCGGGGTGGACTCGATTCCCGAAGACTCGCTGTACGAGAAGGCGGCGCGGGGGCTCCTGCGCAGCATCGGCGATCCGTACGCGGAGCTGTACACGCCGCGCGAGCTGGCGGCCTTCCAGCGCGAAGGGCTCCGCAACGGCTACGGCGGGCTGGGGATGCTGCTGGAGCGCGTCCGCGACACCACCGTCATCACCCGCGTCTACCCCGGCAACCCCGCCGCCGCCGCGGGCGTCCGCGTGGGCGACCGGGTGATCGCCGTCGAGGGGCACCGCGTCATCGGGCTGCCGCTGGACAGCGTGACCTCGCGCGTGCTCGGAGTCCCGGGGACGCCCGTGCGCGTCACCTTCGTGCGCCCGGGCGAGCAGCCCGTGGTGCGCGAGGTGAGGCGCGCCATCGTCCACATCCCCGTGGTGGCGTACGCCACGGTGCTTGAGGGCGGCGTCGGCTACCTGCCGCTGGACCGATTCAGCGAGGCGTCGGCCGAGGAGGTCACGCGCGCCGTGGCGGCGCTGCGGGCAGGCGGGGCGAAGTCGCTGATCCTGGACCTGCGCGGCAACGGCGGCGGGAGCCTGGAGCAGTCGATCCGCATCTCCAACCTCTTCCTGGCGCGCGGGCAGGAGATCCTGCAGGTCCGCTACCGCGACCGCCCCGCGGAGGTGTACCGCGCCGAGGGCGGGCCGCTCGCGTCCGGCGAGCCGATCGTGGTGCTGACCGACGCCGGCTCCGCCTCCGCTTCGGAGATCGTGGCGGGGGCGCTGCAGGACCACGACCGCGCGGTGGTGATCGGCACGCCCTCGTTCGGCAAGGGGCTGGTGCAGGAGCTCTTCCCCCTTCCGGACGGCTACGCGCTGAAGCTGACCACCGCCAAGTGGTTCACGCCGAGCGGGCGCTCCATCCAGCGCGAGCGGCGCGTGTCGGAGACGGGGCGCTTCCTTCCAGACACCCTGCCGCCTTCCGACTCCGCGCTGTCGCGCCTCCCCGAGTTCCGCTCGGACGCGGGGCGGATCGTGCGCGGCGGCGGGGGCATCACCCCCGACCTGGTGGTGCGGCCGGACACGCTGGGCGGCGGCGAGCGGGCGCTGGTGCAGGCGCTCACCGGGCGCGCGTCGGTGATCAACGAGGTGCTGACCGAGCTCAGCCTGCAGTGGGCGCGCGCCGGCGTGCAGCGCGGCTTCACCGTGACGCCGGCGTGGCGCGAGGCCTTCTTCCAGCGCCTGGTCGCGCGTGGCGCGCCGGTGGACCGCGCCGTGTGGAACGCGGGGCTCCCGCTGATCGACCGGCTGATCGCCGATCGCGTGACCTCGCTGGCGCTGGGCGAGGAGGCGTCGTTCCTCCTCACCGTGCCGCGCGACAACCAGCTGCAGGCGGCGCTGCGGGTGCTGCGCGGCGCGCGAACCCAGCAGGAAGCACTCGCCCGCGTCCCCGGCGCCACGGGCGGCGGGCGCTGA
- a CDS encoding M28 family peptidase, producing MKSRFGMAAGAALALAAAPVLAQAPRAAPGEGPARHAPRPTAAAITRDDAMTRVYVLADDSMMGRDAGTRGNVMGTDYIAAEARRIGLRPAGENGTFFQTVPMVRRTVDPQSSFTPRGGNPLKLWEDFAPLPQVEGFFDVGTTLAAQAAPVVYGGRWGDPAAMTPEQARGRFVVFSAPMSPNGRPDFRIWMQGPMTRYAGATGIAIATMDASPPDFITFLRDEQLVLAAGPRRQSGPPVMLVTSVAAERLLGAPLTSLQPGAAAAGGRTVTGGFRPLEQRTAFPARNVVAILPGSDARLRGQYVAVGAHNDHVGIAEHAEDHDSVRVHDRLFRRGGAEDPERVLSAAEAAQLRAGIDSLRRVRPARRDSIFNGADDDASGSAAVLEIAQQMAARPPRRSVLFVWHTAEEKGLFGSQYFTEHATVPRDSIVAQLNIDMIGRGRADDVERGGGQGYLQLVGSRRLSTQLGDLVEEVNRTGSHGFTFDYSMDADKHEANIYCRSDHYSYARWGIPVTFFTTGGHADYHMVTDEPQYIDFDKLVRVSRFIGSVAEAVANRDARPVVDKPKPDPYGRCQQ from the coding sequence GTGAAGAGCAGATTCGGAATGGCAGCGGGCGCCGCCCTGGCGCTGGCCGCCGCGCCGGTGCTTGCGCAGGCCCCGCGCGCCGCGCCCGGCGAGGGGCCGGCCCGGCACGCGCCGCGCCCCACCGCCGCCGCCATCACGCGCGACGACGCCATGACGCGCGTCTACGTCCTGGCCGACGACTCGATGATGGGGCGTGACGCCGGCACGCGCGGCAACGTGATGGGGACCGACTACATCGCCGCCGAGGCGCGGCGGATCGGGCTGCGGCCGGCGGGGGAGAACGGCACCTTTTTCCAGACCGTGCCGATGGTGCGCCGCACGGTGGACCCGCAGTCGTCGTTCACGCCGCGGGGAGGCAACCCGCTGAAGCTGTGGGAAGACTTCGCGCCACTGCCACAGGTGGAGGGCTTCTTCGACGTGGGCACCACCCTCGCCGCGCAGGCCGCGCCCGTGGTGTACGGCGGGCGCTGGGGCGACCCGGCCGCGATGACACCCGAGCAGGCGCGCGGGCGCTTCGTCGTTTTCTCGGCTCCGATGTCGCCCAACGGCCGCCCCGACTTCCGCATCTGGATGCAGGGACCGATGACGCGCTACGCAGGCGCCACCGGCATCGCCATCGCCACGATGGACGCGTCGCCGCCGGACTTCATCACCTTCCTGCGCGACGAGCAGCTGGTGCTCGCCGCCGGGCCGCGGCGCCAGAGCGGTCCGCCGGTGATGCTGGTGACCTCCGTCGCGGCGGAGCGGCTCCTCGGCGCGCCCCTCACTTCGCTGCAACCCGGCGCCGCCGCGGCGGGCGGGCGCACCGTGACCGGCGGCTTCCGTCCGCTGGAGCAGCGCACGGCCTTCCCGGCGCGCAACGTGGTGGCGATCCTCCCCGGCAGCGACGCCCGGCTGCGCGGGCAGTACGTGGCCGTCGGCGCGCACAACGACCACGTGGGGATCGCCGAGCACGCGGAGGACCACGACTCGGTGCGCGTCCACGACCGCCTCTTCCGCCGCGGCGGCGCCGAGGACCCGGAGCGTGTGCTGTCGGCGGCGGAGGCCGCGCAGCTGCGCGCGGGGATCGACTCGCTGCGGCGTGTGCGCCCGGCGCGCCGCGACAGCATCTTCAACGGCGCGGACGACGACGCCTCCGGAAGCGCGGCCGTGCTGGAGATCGCGCAGCAGATGGCGGCCCGCCCGCCGCGCCGCTCCGTCCTCTTCGTCTGGCACACGGCGGAGGAGAAGGGCCTGTTCGGCTCGCAGTACTTCACCGAGCACGCCACGGTGCCGCGCGACTCCATCGTGGCGCAGCTGAACATCGACATGATCGGCCGTGGCCGCGCGGACGACGTGGAGCGCGGCGGCGGGCAGGGCTACCTGCAGCTCGTGGGCTCGCGCCGGCTCTCGACGCAGCTCGGCGACCTGGTGGAGGAGGTGAACCGCACCGGCAGCCACGGCTTCACCTTCGACTACTCGATGGACGCCGACAAGCACGAGGCGAACATCTACTGCCGGAGCGACCACTACAGCTACGCCCGCTGGGGCATCCCGGTGACCTTTTTCACCACCGGCGGCCACGCGGACTACCACATGGTGACCGACGAGCCGCAGTACATCGACTTCGACAAGCTCGTCCGCGTGAGCCGCTTCATCGGCTCCGTCGCCGAAGCGGTCGCCAACCGCGACGCGCGCCCCGTGGTCGACAAGCCCAAGCCCGATCCGTACGGCCGCTGCCAGCAGTAG